In a genomic window of Scyliorhinus torazame isolate Kashiwa2021f chromosome 5, sScyTor2.1, whole genome shotgun sequence:
- the LOC140420887 gene encoding interferon-inducible GTPase 5-like isoform X2 produces the protein MNEFKAICEKDGLGAAVSLVQEKVNELHNTELQIAVTGESGAGKSSFINAMRGLQSTDKGAAKSGTTETTMEPASYSHPNLPSVCFWDLPGLGTSNFQTDMYLQRMNFNKYDFFIIISDCRFRENDVKLAKEIKRLGKKFYFVRTKIDNDLRSLKLEGRKFNTCEELDKIRNYCVSNLEKAGIPTSAIFLISNFKINKFDFPALKEALESDLDDIKKHVFLLSLQNTSVEIIEKKRNELKKQIWMWAIISGAVGAVPAPGLSFACDLGILAKTIIDFRKHMGLDDASLQRLANTTGKHMENLKDVAKTPLLGEISKEFVKTALLSSRYAAVSAAEIALDWIPVIGSIFGAVSSFAVTYKFLNDALDDLTENAKGVAKAAFGTD, from the coding sequence ATGAATGAATTCAAGGCCATTTGTGAAAAGGATGGGCTGGGGGCTGCTGTGTCTCTGGTGCAGGAGAAGGTAAATGAGCTGCACAATACAGAGCTGCAAATCGCAGTGACAGGGGAGTCAGGCGCAGGGAAATCCAGCTTTATCAATGCTATGAGAGGACTCCAGAGCACTGATAAGGGAGCAGCTAAATCTGGTACCACAGAAACCACAATGGAACCAGCTTCATACTCACATCCCAACCTGCCAAGTGTTTGCTTCTGGGACTTGCCAGGACTAGGGACTTCGAACTTCCAAACAGATATGTACCTGCAGAGAATGAACTTTAATAAGTATGATTTCTTCATCATTATCTCAGACTGTCGCTTCAGAGAAAATGATGTAAAACTGGCCAAAGAGATTAAACGGCTGGGGAAGAAATTCTACTTTGTTCGAACTAAAATTGATAATGATCTCCGATCTCTTAAACTGGAAGGTAGAAAGTTTAACACATGTGAAGAACTGGACAAGATCAGGAATTACTGTGTCAGCAACTTGGAAAAGGCAGGGATTCCAACATCTGCTATTTTCCTGATATCAAACTTTAAAATTAATAAGTTTGATTTTCCAGCATTAAAGGAAGCCCTCGAAAGTGATCTTGATGACATAAAAAAACATGTTTTCTTGCTGTCGCTTCAAAACACATCAGTGGAGATTATAGAGAAGAAACGAAATGAGCTAAAGAAACAAATCTGGATGTGGGCCATAATTTCCGGAGCAGTGGGAGCGGTGCCAGCTCCTGGCCTGTCATTTGCTTGTGATCTTGGAATACTGGCTAAAACAATCATCGATTTCCGTAAACATATGGGTCTAGATGATGCCTCTCTTCAAAGACTAGCTAACACAACAGGGAAACATATGGAAAATCTGAAAGACGTGGCGAAAACTCCCTTGTTGGGTGAAATAAGCAAGGAATTTGTGAAAACAGCATTGCTGAGTTCCAGATATGCTGCCGTTTCAGCAGCTGAAATAGCTCTCGATTGGATACCAGTCATTGGTAGCATCTTTGGAGCAGTATCATCTTTTGCTGTGACCTACAAATTTCTGAATGATGCACTGGATGATCTTACAGAGAACGCAAAGGGAGTAGCGAAAGCTGCATTTGGGACTGATTAA
- the LOC140420887 gene encoding T-cell-specific guanine nucleotide triphosphate-binding protein 2-like isoform X1: protein MAQSTLSKFFCAQDRRNLQSLYNTGELETMILQMKIKSDHLDNVQLNIAVMGDVGSGKSTFINAMRDLRRDDQGAAPTGNEETWMEPTRYPYQSLPNVQLWDLPGTNSFGFELNNYLKQVKFESFDFFIIVSQARFRENDAEIAKKIQEQGKEFCYIRSKIDNDIRSLKMQGADLNEGWRTICRDCIINFQSVGVTPPDIFLISSFEREEHDFPRFKSTLARDLPNIKSNVFSLAIPKMMLEITEPKRSTLMTRVLLLAILSGTVGAVPVLAPFPEPMLVPVWYLFTTIVITVSGWIYLRKQLGFSDRLVQSLANKVTKLSSVFKAETNHRFPRKISPAVTNVLLGITTVTCMITGIKHGFSPMAVSIFGAVSSFAFTYKSLKDSLNDRLETGQRLVQAALSRD, encoded by the coding sequence ATGGCCCAGTCTACTCTCTCCAAGTTCTTCTGTGCTCAGGATAGAAGGAACCTGCAATCTCTGTACAACACGGGGGAATTGGAAACAATGATTCTTCAGATGAAGATTAAATCAGACCATTTAGACAATGTGCAGCTTAACATTGCAGTGATGGGTGATGTGGGTTCAGGGAAATCCACCTTCATCAACGCTATGAGAGATCTTCGGAGAGATGACCAAGGAGCTGCTCCAACTGGGAATGAAGAAACCTGGATGGAGCCGACCAGGTATCCTTATCAATCTCTGCCTAATGTCCAACTCTGGGACCTTCCAGGAACAAATTCCTTTGGTTTTGAACTAAATAATTACCTAAAGCAGGTGAAGTTTGAAAGTTTTGACTTTTTCATCATTGTGTCCCAGGCCCGATTCAGAGAGAATGATGCAGAAATTGCCAAAAAGATTCAGGAACAGGGTAAAGAGTTCTGCTATATCCGATCCAAAATAGACAATGATATTCGCTCACTGAAGATGCAAGGTGCTGACCTGAATGAAGGCTGGAgaacaatctgcagggactgtatcATTAACTTCCAAAGTGTTGGGGTGACGCCACCAGACATTTTTCTGATCTCTAGTTTTGAGCGGGAGGAACATGACTTCCCGAGATTTAAGTCCACCCTCGCCAGGGATCTCCCGAACATTAAATCAAATGTTTTCTCTCTCGCAATCCCAAAGATGATGCTGGAAATCACAGAGCCCAAAAGAAGCACATTGATGACCAGAGTCCTGTTATTGGCCATTCTCTCCGGAACAGTAGGTGCAGTGCCAGTGTTAGCACCATTTCCAGAGCCAATGTTAGTGCCAGTGTGGTATTTATTTACCACCATCGTGATCACAGTTTCTGGGTGGATATACCTCCGGAAGCAGCTGGGATTCAGTGACAGGTTGGTGCAAAGTCTGGCCAACAAAGTCACTAAGCTCAGTTCAGTTTTTAAAGCTGAAACGAATCATCGATTTCCAAGGAAGATATCACCGGCAGTTACCAACGTGCTGTTAGGAATCACCACCGTCACCTGTATGATAACTGGGATCAAACACGGCTTCAGTCCAATGGCTGTCTCTATCTTTGGGGCTGTGTCATCCTTTGCTTTTACCTACAAGTCACTGAAGGATTCACTGAATGACCGTTTGGAAACTGGACAACGGCTGGTCCAGGCTGCACTGAGCAGAGATTGA